One part of the Sporosarcina ureae genome encodes these proteins:
- the purH gene encoding bifunctional phosphoribosylaminoimidazolecarboxamide formyltransferase/IMP cyclohydrolase codes for MKKRALLSVSDKSGVLEFAKELEQLGYELLSTGGTMKHLKDNGVAVTAVDEVTGFPEIMEGRVKTLNPMIHGGLLAKQDDPGHQAQMEEHGIQPIDVVCVNLYPFKETISKPDVSAEDAIENIDIGGPAMLRASAKNHAYVTVIVDAADYEAVLDELKADGKTTLETRRRLAAKVFRHTAAYDSLISGYLTDLAGEQFPEQVTYTYELKQPLRYGENPHQQAAFYSRPLGSDFSIAYAQQLHGKELSYNNIQDANAAIQIIKEFTEPAAVAVKHMNPCGVGTGETIADAFKKAYEADSTSIFGGIIALNKEVDQETAVQLADIFLEIIIAPSFTEEALETLTKKKNIRLLTISFEQQKKDQWNTVSVEGGLLMQQPDAHGFAEADIKVATDREPTEAEWNAMKLGWAVVKHVKSNAIVVTDEHMTIGVGAGQMNRVGAAKIALTQAGERAKGAALASDAFFPMDDTVEAAAKAGITAIIQPGGSVKDADSIKKANEYGITMVFTGVRHFKH; via the coding sequence TTGAAAAAACGCGCATTGTTGAGCGTATCGGATAAAAGTGGTGTACTAGAATTTGCGAAAGAACTCGAACAATTAGGATATGAATTATTATCTACTGGTGGTACGATGAAGCACTTAAAAGATAATGGTGTTGCCGTAACAGCAGTAGACGAAGTAACGGGATTCCCTGAAATCATGGAAGGACGCGTGAAAACATTGAACCCGATGATTCACGGTGGACTACTTGCGAAACAAGATGATCCTGGACATCAGGCACAAATGGAAGAGCATGGCATCCAGCCAATTGATGTAGTATGTGTGAATTTATATCCATTCAAAGAAACGATTTCAAAACCAGATGTATCAGCTGAAGATGCGATTGAAAATATCGATATTGGTGGACCTGCGATGTTGCGCGCATCTGCAAAGAACCACGCATACGTAACAGTGATCGTCGATGCAGCGGATTATGAAGCAGTACTTGATGAACTAAAAGCAGATGGCAAGACGACTTTGGAAACACGCCGTCGCTTGGCAGCTAAAGTATTCCGTCATACAGCGGCTTATGATTCATTGATTTCAGGATACTTAACAGATCTTGCAGGCGAGCAATTCCCTGAACAAGTAACGTATACATACGAGTTGAAGCAGCCATTGCGTTATGGAGAAAATCCTCATCAGCAAGCGGCATTCTATAGTCGCCCACTTGGATCTGATTTCTCGATCGCCTATGCACAACAGCTTCATGGAAAAGAACTTTCTTATAATAATATTCAAGATGCCAACGCAGCAATCCAAATCATCAAGGAATTTACTGAACCTGCAGCAGTTGCAGTTAAGCATATGAACCCTTGTGGTGTAGGTACAGGCGAGACGATTGCTGACGCATTCAAAAAAGCCTATGAAGCAGATTCAACATCTATTTTTGGTGGAATCATCGCGTTAAATAAAGAAGTGGACCAAGAAACGGCAGTACAGCTTGCTGATATTTTCCTTGAAATCATTATTGCTCCTTCATTTACGGAAGAGGCACTTGAGACATTAACGAAAAAGAAAAATATCCGCTTGTTGACGATTTCATTCGAACAGCAGAAAAAAGATCAGTGGAATACCGTATCTGTCGAAGGTGGCTTGTTGATGCAACAGCCTGACGCGCATGGTTTTGCAGAAGCGGATATTAAAGTAGCGACAGACCGTGAGCCGACTGAAGCAGAGTGGAATGCGATGAAACTAGGATGGGCAGTTGTGAAGCATGTGAAGTCCAATGCAATCGTTGTAACAGATGAGCATATGACAATCGGTGTTGGTGCTGGCCAAATGAATCGTGTAGGTGCTGCGAAAATCGCATTAACACAAGCGGGCGAACGTGCAAAGGGAGCAGCTCTTGCCTCTGACGCATTCTTCCCTATGGATGATACAGTCGAAGCAGCAGCAAAAGCAGGCATTACGGCAATCATCCAACCAGGTGGTTCGGTAAAAGATGCAGATTCTATTAAAAAAGCCAATGAATACGGTATTACAATGGTATTTACAGGCGTACGTCATTTCAAACACTAA
- a CDS encoding NETI motif-containing protein → MSKQKMWFDREEDETLEECLDRIKNLGYTVVARREKPLFKQVGEEYIPIRQQTQFQGIKNS, encoded by the coding sequence ATGAGTAAACAGAAGATGTGGTTTGATAGAGAAGAAGATGAGACACTCGAAGAATGTCTGGACAGAATTAAAAACTTAGGCTATACAGTTGTTGCTCGAAGAGAGAAACCTTTGTTTAAACAAGTGGGGGAAGAGTATATCCCCATCAGACAACAAACGCAGTTTCAGGGCATCAAAAACAGCTAA
- a CDS encoding DUF2179 domain-containing protein, which yields MVMVLIIFAINIVYVTFMTMRIILTLKGYRYIAAGVSMIETVVYVIGLGLVLDNLGQIQNLIAYALGYGIGVIIGSKIEERLALGYITVNVITADVNKEMPAELRRLGYGVTDSSANGLSGARSTMQILTPRKYELKLYKTITEIDPKAFIISYEPKSIHGGFWVKNVKRGKLFK from the coding sequence ATGGTAATGGTGTTAATTATCTTCGCGATAAATATTGTATATGTAACTTTCATGACAATGCGAATTATCCTGACTTTGAAAGGTTATCGTTATATAGCTGCTGGTGTGAGTATGATAGAAACAGTAGTGTATGTAATTGGGCTTGGTTTGGTGTTGGATAATCTGGGGCAAATACAAAACTTAATTGCGTATGCTCTGGGGTATGGTATAGGAGTTATTATCGGTTCCAAAATTGAAGAAAGATTAGCACTCGGTTATATTACAGTCAATGTGATAACAGCAGATGTTAATAAAGAAATGCCTGCGGAGTTAAGAAGACTCGGTTATGGTGTAACGGATTCTTCAGCAAATGGTTTAAGTGGAGCTCGTTCGACTATGCAGATTTTGACTCCACGAAAATATGAACTGAAACTATATAAGACCATAACGGAGATTGATCCGAAAGCATTTATTATATCTTATGAACCTAAATCGATACACGGCGGCTTCTGGGTAAAGAATGTGAAACGAGGCAAATTATTTAAATGA
- the purS gene encoding phosphoribosylformylglycinamidine synthase subunit PurS, whose product MTKVTIYVTLRESVVDPQGIATTEALQKMGYEEVKNARIGKLIELQLDGSEETIETRVKEMCNDLLINKVIEDYRFEIGEVTSK is encoded by the coding sequence ATGACGAAAGTAACTATTTATGTAACACTACGTGAAAGTGTTGTAGATCCACAAGGAATCGCAACAACAGAAGCACTTCAGAAAATGGGTTATGAAGAAGTGAAAAACGCGCGAATCGGTAAATTGATCGAATTGCAGTTAGATGGTTCAGAAGAGACAATTGAGACACGCGTGAAGGAAATGTGTAATGATCTATTGATCAATAAAGTCATTGAAGATTATCGATTCGAAATCGGGGAGGTTACCAGCAAATGA
- the purQ gene encoding phosphoribosylformylglycinamidine synthase subunit PurQ, whose protein sequence is MKFAVLVFPGLTCDLDMYHAIEESVKQDVEYVWHTEADQLDQFDAVLLPTGTSYGNYLRPGALAKSSPACKQLQAFAESGKLVLGVGNGFHILVEAGILPGGFLRNKSLKFRSAQESVRVENNNTAFTKDYTQGQVLTLPVASEFGNYYADEQTVNELKNNNQIVFTYANENTDGSTAAIAGITNEKGNVLGMMPLPERAVEAIIGGTDGTALFQSIMNNRGEQHVN, encoded by the coding sequence ATGAAGTTCGCCGTTCTAGTATTCCCAGGTCTTACTTGTGATCTTGATATGTACCATGCCATTGAGGAATCGGTAAAGCAAGATGTTGAATACGTTTGGCATACGGAAGCTGACCAACTCGATCAATTCGATGCAGTTCTATTGCCAACAGGCACTTCATACGGCAACTACTTACGTCCGGGTGCATTGGCGAAAAGTTCACCTGCATGCAAGCAACTTCAAGCATTTGCTGAATCTGGTAAATTAGTTCTTGGAGTCGGTAATGGTTTTCATATCTTAGTAGAAGCAGGCATCCTCCCAGGTGGATTTTTACGCAATAAGAGCTTGAAATTCCGTTCAGCTCAAGAATCGGTACGGGTAGAAAATAATAATACAGCTTTCACAAAAGACTATACACAAGGTCAAGTGCTCACATTGCCAGTAGCTAGTGAATTTGGCAATTACTATGCAGACGAGCAGACAGTGAATGAACTGAAAAACAATAATCAAATCGTCTTCACATATGCGAATGAAAATACAGATGGCAGTACAGCGGCAATCGCAGGGATTACAAATGAAAAAGGTAATGTTCTTGGTATGATGCCACTTCCAGAGCGTGCAGTAGAAGCAATCATCGGTGGAACAGATGGAACAGCTTTATTCCAGTCAATCATGAACAATCGGGGTGAACAGCATGTCAATTAA
- the purL gene encoding phosphoribosylformylglycinamidine synthase subunit PurL, whose amino-acid sequence MSINHEPTAEQIKENRLYLQMGMTDAEYDRAVEKLGRTPNYVETGLFSAMWSEHCSYKSSKSVLRRFPTEGARVLQGPGEGAGIVDIGDNQAAVFKMESHNSPSAIEPFIGAATGAGGIIRDVFSMGARPVALVNSLRFGDLTEPRDRFLFEEAVAGIASYGNAMGIPTVAGEVQFDQCYSKRPLVNAMAVGLLNHEDIQKGVAAGVGNTVIYAGATTGRDGIHGATMSSSELSIEEEQELPVMQAGDPFIEKLLMEACLDLVKSDALIGIQDMGAAGLTSSAAEMASKAGYGVELNLDLVPQREENMTAYEMMLSESQERMLIVVKKGREEEVIALFTKYGITAAVIGQVTDDKMLRLLHKGEVAAEVSADLLAEDAPSYQKESKEPASFGENQAIENTEPQVTNLKETLLDLLQRPTIASKEWVYNQFDTGARTNTVLAPGASAGVIRVRGTNKGIAMTADCNSRFIYLDPETGGKIAVAEAARNLVCSGAEPIALTDCLNFGSPDKPEVFWQLEKSADGISEACRKLNAPVIGGNVSLSNEVNGVPIYPTPTIGLVGIVHDLSQVTTPGFKQAGDAIYVIGQTETEFGGSELQQMIEGKIFGKSPAIDLDVEATRQQQLLEAIQAGLIQSADDLSEGGFAVALCEGTFGSNGLGADVTVEGSAITALFSETQSRFLVTVQADQVAAFEEKVQHAVKIGTVTDGEEIVIKDAEGTVLVEGTVEEFQTAWKGAISCLLSSEA is encoded by the coding sequence ATGTCAATTAATCACGAACCTACAGCAGAGCAAATTAAAGAAAATCGTCTATACCTTCAAATGGGGATGACGGATGCAGAATATGATCGTGCGGTAGAAAAACTTGGTCGTACGCCGAACTATGTAGAAACAGGATTATTTTCTGCTATGTGGTCAGAGCACTGTTCTTATAAAAGCTCAAAGTCTGTATTACGCAGATTTCCTACTGAAGGTGCGCGCGTTCTACAAGGTCCAGGTGAGGGTGCTGGAATTGTAGACATTGGTGATAATCAAGCTGCCGTGTTCAAAATGGAATCCCATAACTCTCCATCAGCAATCGAGCCTTTCATTGGTGCAGCAACAGGTGCAGGCGGAATCATTCGTGACGTATTCTCTATGGGCGCACGTCCCGTAGCACTAGTAAATTCACTTCGTTTCGGTGATTTAACAGAACCGCGTGATAGATTCCTGTTTGAAGAAGCAGTTGCAGGAATTGCGAGTTACGGTAACGCAATGGGAATTCCGACGGTGGCTGGAGAAGTTCAGTTCGACCAGTGCTATTCGAAACGTCCATTGGTCAATGCGATGGCAGTCGGCTTGCTAAATCATGAAGATATTCAAAAAGGCGTAGCAGCTGGTGTAGGCAATACCGTGATATATGCAGGTGCTACTACAGGTCGTGACGGTATTCATGGAGCAACGATGTCTTCTTCGGAATTATCTATTGAAGAAGAGCAAGAACTACCAGTCATGCAGGCAGGCGATCCGTTCATTGAAAAGTTATTGATGGAAGCTTGTTTGGATTTAGTTAAGTCCGATGCGTTAATCGGTATTCAAGATATGGGTGCAGCAGGCTTGACATCATCTGCAGCAGAAATGGCTTCAAAAGCAGGCTATGGTGTGGAATTAAACTTGGATCTTGTACCACAGCGCGAAGAGAATATGACAGCGTATGAAATGATGTTGTCTGAGTCTCAAGAACGTATGTTGATCGTTGTGAAAAAGGGTCGTGAAGAGGAAGTTATTGCACTATTCACGAAGTATGGTATTACTGCGGCAGTAATAGGTCAAGTAACAGACGATAAAATGCTTCGTCTACTTCATAAAGGCGAAGTCGCAGCTGAAGTTTCAGCAGACCTGCTGGCTGAAGATGCACCTAGCTATCAGAAAGAATCAAAAGAACCAGCATCGTTTGGAGAAAACCAGGCGATTGAAAATACAGAACCACAAGTAACGAACTTGAAAGAAACATTACTCGACTTATTGCAACGTCCAACGATTGCTTCAAAAGAGTGGGTTTACAACCAATTCGATACAGGTGCAAGAACTAATACAGTACTAGCGCCAGGAGCGTCAGCAGGTGTGATCCGTGTTAGAGGAACGAACAAAGGTATTGCGATGACAGCAGATTGTAACTCACGTTTCATTTATTTGGATCCGGAAACGGGTGGTAAAATTGCGGTAGCTGAAGCTGCACGTAACTTAGTATGTTCGGGTGCAGAGCCAATCGCACTGACAGATTGCTTAAACTTCGGTAGCCCTGATAAGCCTGAAGTATTCTGGCAACTTGAAAAATCTGCAGATGGAATTTCAGAAGCTTGTCGTAAGCTGAATGCGCCAGTTATTGGCGGTAACGTATCTCTCTCCAATGAAGTAAATGGTGTGCCGATCTATCCAACTCCAACAATTGGCTTGGTAGGAATCGTCCATGATTTGAGCCAAGTAACAACTCCTGGTTTCAAACAAGCTGGAGATGCAATCTATGTAATTGGTCAAACAGAAACAGAATTCGGTGGCAGTGAATTGCAACAAATGATCGAAGGAAAGATCTTTGGTAAATCACCAGCAATCGATTTAGATGTAGAGGCTACACGTCAGCAACAACTTCTTGAAGCGATTCAAGCGGGACTAATTCAATCAGCTGATGATCTATCAGAAGGTGGATTTGCTGTAGCGCTTTGTGAAGGAACATTTGGTTCAAACGGGTTGGGTGCTGATGTGACAGTGGAAGGTTCAGCAATCACTGCATTATTCAGTGAGACACAATCACGTTTCTTAGTGACTGTACAAGCCGATCAAGTAGCTGCGTTTGAAGAGAAAGTCCAGCATGCAGTGAAAATCGGGACCGTGACAGATGGCGAAGAAATTGTCATCAAAGACGCAGAGGGAACTGTCTTAGTAGAAGGGACGGTTGAAGAATTCCAGACTGCTTGGAAAGGGGCAATTTCATGCTTGCTGAGCTCAGAGGCTTAA
- the purE gene encoding 5-(carboxyamino)imidazole ribonucleotide mutase, with amino-acid sequence MGSKSDWETMKHACDILDELGVPYEKKVVSAHRTPDFMFDYAEQAEKKGLHAIIAGAGGAAHLPGMVAAKTLVPVIGVPVQSKALNGMDSLLSIVQMPGGVPVATVSIGKAGATNAGLLAAQILCVQDEELRNKLQQRRDEMKKISLESSGELN; translated from the coding sequence ATGGGCAGTAAGAGCGACTGGGAAACAATGAAGCATGCATGCGACATTTTAGATGAACTAGGAGTTCCTTATGAAAAGAAAGTAGTGTCAGCCCACCGTACGCCGGATTTCATGTTTGACTATGCAGAACAAGCAGAGAAAAAAGGATTACACGCTATTATTGCAGGAGCAGGCGGAGCTGCCCATCTACCAGGAATGGTTGCGGCAAAAACGCTAGTTCCTGTTATTGGTGTGCCTGTGCAATCTAAAGCCTTGAATGGAATGGACTCATTATTATCCATCGTTCAAATGCCTGGTGGCGTTCCGGTAGCAACTGTGTCGATTGGCAAAGCAGGCGCTACAAATGCGGGCCTTCTAGCGGCTCAAATACTTTGTGTACAAGATGAAGAATTACGTAATAAGCTACAGCAAAGGCGCGATGAAATGAAGAAAATTTCGCTGGAAAGCAGTGGTGAATTAAATTGA
- the purN gene encoding phosphoribosylglycinamide formyltransferase produces MMKKVKIAIFASGSGSNFAALAEACKAGRIPAEIVLMVTDKPDAFVNERAKEAGISIAAFRPRDFQTKQAYEQAVLDALQEAQVEWLILAGYMRLIGPVLLEAYPEHIINIHPSLLPSFPGKDAIGQAVAAGVKVTGVTVHLVDEGMDTGPILAQRAVNVVDGDVEQTALAIHSVEHELYTATLQNVFNK; encoded by the coding sequence ATAATGAAGAAAGTAAAGATCGCAATATTTGCTTCAGGGAGTGGCAGTAACTTTGCCGCTTTGGCAGAAGCTTGTAAAGCGGGGCGTATTCCGGCTGAAATCGTTTTGATGGTGACAGATAAACCTGATGCTTTCGTTAATGAACGGGCAAAAGAAGCAGGTATTTCTATTGCGGCATTTCGTCCTCGAGACTTTCAAACGAAGCAGGCGTACGAGCAAGCGGTACTTGATGCATTGCAAGAAGCGCAAGTAGAGTGGTTGATATTAGCGGGTTACATGCGCTTGATTGGTCCTGTTTTATTGGAAGCATACCCTGAACACATCATCAATATCCACCCGTCATTATTGCCTTCGTTTCCAGGTAAAGATGCGATTGGACAAGCGGTTGCTGCCGGCGTTAAAGTAACTGGCGTCACGGTACACCTCGTAGATGAAGGGATGGATACAGGTCCCATTTTAGCGCAGCGAGCAGTTAACGTTGTGGATGGGGATGTCGAGCAGACTGCTTTGGCTATCCATTCCGTGGAACACGAATTATATACAGCAACTTTACAGAACGTATTTAATAAATGA
- the purF gene encoding amidophosphoribosyltransferase translates to MLAELRGLNEECGVFGIWGHEDAAQLSYYALHALQHRGQEGAGIVVKDDNGLHAVKGEGLVNEVFSGEKLNSLVGRGAIGQVRYTTENGRGIENVQPLVFRSTTGSLAIAHNGNLVNATDLKEHLERQGSIFQSTSDTEVLAHLIKRSSGSRNQRDRVKKALSILKGAFAFVLMTDEGMMVAQDPNGIRPLSLGKIGDAWVVASETCAFEIIGAEHVRSVEPGELLIINDSGLTSERFAEPGDNAMCSMEYVYFSRPDSDIDGINIHAARKRCGKQLAREVQISADVVTGVPDSSISAAIGFSEQSGIPYELGLIKNRYVGRTFIQPSQALREKGVKMKLSPVHQVVSGKRVVMVDDSIVRGTTSKRIVAMLRAAGAKEIHVVIASPPLIAPCYYGVDISSDSELIATGRTLDEMRDEIGADSLSFLSIEGMLEANGRSSEMKNCGQCLACFTGEYPTDIYSDTAMPHEKEIVR, encoded by the coding sequence ATGCTTGCTGAGCTCAGAGGCTTAAACGAAGAGTGCGGCGTATTTGGTATTTGGGGACATGAAGATGCAGCACAGCTGAGCTATTACGCTTTGCATGCTCTTCAGCACCGTGGACAAGAAGGAGCCGGTATCGTCGTAAAAGACGATAACGGTCTACACGCGGTCAAAGGTGAAGGTTTGGTTAATGAAGTATTCTCTGGAGAAAAACTGAATTCACTCGTAGGACGTGGCGCGATTGGACAAGTCCGTTATACGACAGAAAACGGACGTGGTATAGAGAATGTTCAACCGCTTGTCTTCCGTTCGACAACTGGAAGTCTAGCTATAGCGCATAACGGTAACCTAGTCAACGCAACAGATTTGAAAGAACATTTGGAGCGTCAAGGAAGTATCTTTCAAAGTACATCCGACACAGAAGTTCTTGCGCACTTGATCAAACGTAGCAGTGGGTCTCGGAATCAGCGGGATCGAGTAAAAAAAGCCCTTAGTATTCTAAAAGGTGCATTCGCATTTGTCTTGATGACGGATGAAGGAATGATGGTTGCCCAAGATCCGAACGGTATACGCCCATTATCACTTGGCAAAATAGGCGATGCGTGGGTAGTCGCTTCGGAAACTTGTGCTTTTGAAATTATCGGTGCGGAACATGTTCGTTCCGTTGAACCTGGTGAATTGCTGATCATTAATGACAGCGGATTGACATCTGAGCGGTTTGCAGAACCTGGAGATAATGCAATGTGTTCAATGGAATATGTTTATTTCTCACGTCCTGACTCGGATATTGATGGGATCAATATTCATGCTGCACGTAAACGTTGCGGTAAGCAATTGGCTCGGGAAGTACAGATTAGTGCAGATGTCGTCACGGGAGTTCCTGATTCCAGTATTTCTGCTGCCATCGGATTCTCTGAACAAAGCGGTATTCCGTACGAGTTGGGATTAATCAAAAACCGCTATGTTGGCAGAACGTTCATCCAGCCGTCTCAAGCGTTGCGTGAAAAAGGCGTAAAGATGAAGCTGTCACCTGTACACCAAGTGGTTAGCGGCAAGCGAGTGGTAATGGTCGATGATTCAATCGTTCGTGGTACCACATCTAAACGTATAGTCGCCATGCTTCGTGCTGCGGGTGCTAAAGAAATACATGTTGTGATCGCTTCACCCCCATTGATTGCTCCGTGTTATTACGGAGTAGATATTAGTTCGGATTCAGAATTAATAGCAACAGGTCGTACTTTGGATGAAATGCGTGATGAAATCGGTGCAGATTCACTATCATTCTTATCAATAGAAGGAATGCTAGAAGCCAATGGCCGATCATCTGAAATGAAAAATTGCGGACAATGCTTAGCTTGTTTCACGGGTGAATATCCAACAGATATTTATTCGGACACGGCCATGCCGCATGAAAAAGAAATCGTACGATAG
- the purM gene encoding phosphoribosylformylglycinamidine cyclo-ligase, whose translation MSKAYEKAGVNIEAGYESVERMKSHVARTSRKGVAGAFGGFGGMFDLSALEYKEPVLISGTDGVGTKLKLAFMADRHDTIGIDCVAMCVNDIVAQGAEPLYFLDYVALGKAVPEKVEAIVKGVADGCVQSGAALIGGETAEMPGLYEEDEYDLAGFAVGACEKSKLVTGERVQEGDVLVGIASSGIHSNGYSLVRHIVFEQLGADINGTIEGYESLGTVADALLKPTKIYAKPVLEMHQQLDVHSMGHITGGGFFENLPRMFSEGFGVEVDLGAWPVLPVFQMLKEKGELTDRDLYSVFNMGIGFVVALPEAEAEKAIGIAKTHGEEAYVIGRVTKQEGVTFNGEHDGTLS comes from the coding sequence ATGTCGAAGGCATATGAAAAAGCGGGAGTTAATATTGAAGCTGGCTATGAGTCAGTTGAACGCATGAAGTCTCACGTAGCACGAACATCTCGTAAAGGGGTAGCGGGTGCATTTGGTGGGTTCGGCGGAATGTTCGATCTATCTGCGCTAGAATATAAAGAACCGGTACTCATTTCTGGTACAGACGGTGTTGGCACAAAGTTGAAATTGGCTTTCATGGCGGACCGTCATGACACGATTGGGATTGACTGTGTTGCAATGTGTGTGAATGATATCGTCGCACAAGGTGCAGAGCCTTTGTATTTCCTTGATTATGTAGCACTAGGTAAGGCAGTTCCAGAAAAAGTAGAAGCAATTGTTAAAGGTGTAGCGGACGGCTGCGTGCAATCCGGCGCGGCATTGATTGGTGGGGAAACGGCTGAAATGCCAGGTCTCTATGAAGAAGATGAATACGATTTGGCTGGCTTCGCAGTAGGAGCTTGTGAAAAGAGCAAGTTGGTTACAGGCGAGCGTGTACAAGAAGGTGACGTACTCGTTGGAATCGCATCAAGTGGTATCCATTCGAACGGTTACTCTTTAGTGCGCCATATTGTATTTGAACAATTAGGTGCAGATATTAATGGTACGATTGAAGGCTATGAAAGTCTTGGTACAGTAGCTGATGCATTGTTAAAGCCGACTAAGATCTATGCAAAGCCGGTACTTGAGATGCACCAGCAGCTTGATGTGCACTCGATGGGTCATATTACGGGCGGCGGATTCTTTGAAAACCTTCCTCGTATGTTCTCTGAAGGTTTTGGAGTAGAGGTAGATTTGGGTGCTTGGCCGGTACTTCCTGTATTCCAGATGCTGAAAGAAAAAGGTGAATTGACGGATCGTGATCTATATAGTGTCTTCAACATGGGTATCGGGTTCGTCGTCGCACTTCCTGAAGCAGAAGCTGAAAAAGCAATTGGCATCGCTAAAACACATGGCGAAGAGGCGTATGTAATCGGACGTGTTACGAAGCAAGAAGGCGTAACGTTTAACGGTGAACATGACGGGACATTGTCATAA
- the purK gene encoding 5-(carboxyamino)imidazole ribonucleotide synthase — protein sequence MIQPGQTIGIIGGGQLGRMMGLAAKEAGFKIAVLDPTENSPCGQLADVEIVAPYNDEEALNELSKVSDVITFEFENIDYEGLKRLTEKAYVPQGAELVRITQNRINEKAEIQSAGVPVATYITAETYDELVQKIDDVGFPCIVKTAFGGYDGKGQIKLESKEQIESAKDLFTHSSCIAEAFVPFEKEISVIIQRNPAGETYCLPIAENIHKHHILHESIVPARVDQAVLESAEEAAKKIAGHLKLVGTLAVEMFVLPDGKIIINELAPRPHNSGHYSIEACNISQFHQHIRAVCGWPLREPKLWAPSIMVNVLGEHVAPLQERIADYPDWSIHLYGKAEVKEKRKMGHVTIMTDDLEKTLQEIEQSGIWQETN from the coding sequence ATGATTCAACCTGGACAGACGATCGGCATTATTGGTGGTGGACAACTAGGACGGATGATGGGACTTGCAGCAAAAGAAGCAGGATTCAAGATTGCGGTACTAGATCCAACAGAGAATTCTCCGTGTGGACAGTTAGCCGATGTTGAAATTGTCGCTCCGTATAATGATGAAGAAGCACTGAACGAATTAAGCAAAGTCAGTGATGTCATTACATTTGAATTTGAAAATATTGATTATGAAGGATTGAAACGGCTAACTGAGAAAGCGTATGTTCCACAAGGCGCTGAATTAGTTCGCATTACGCAAAACCGAATTAATGAAAAAGCTGAAATTCAGTCAGCTGGCGTACCGGTTGCAACCTATATAACTGCCGAAACGTATGATGAATTAGTACAGAAAATTGACGATGTTGGTTTTCCTTGTATCGTAAAAACGGCTTTTGGCGGCTATGATGGTAAAGGTCAGATCAAGCTTGAATCGAAAGAGCAGATAGAGAGTGCTAAGGATTTATTTACCCACTCTTCTTGTATAGCGGAAGCATTCGTTCCGTTCGAAAAAGAAATTTCCGTTATTATTCAACGAAACCCAGCTGGTGAGACATATTGTTTACCAATTGCAGAGAATATTCATAAGCATCACATTTTGCACGAATCGATTGTGCCTGCACGAGTTGACCAAGCAGTCCTGGAGTCGGCAGAAGAAGCAGCAAAAAAAATTGCTGGCCATTTAAAGTTAGTAGGCACGCTAGCAGTTGAAATGTTCGTGTTGCCTGACGGTAAGATTATTATCAATGAATTGGCACCGCGACCACATAACTCGGGTCACTACTCAATAGAGGCATGCAATATTTCGCAATTTCATCAGCATATTCGTGCAGTCTGTGGGTGGCCATTACGTGAGCCGAAGTTATGGGCACCATCCATCATGGTGAATGTATTGGGAGAACATGTAGCACCACTTCAAGAACGTATTGCAGATTATCCTGATTGGTCAATTCATTTATACGGTAAAGCAGAAGTGAAAGAAAAACGTAAAATGGGTCATGTTACGATTATGACGGATGATCTTGAAAAAACATTGCAAGAAATTGAACAGTCCGGTATCTGGCAAGAAACTAACTAA